The following proteins come from a genomic window of Bubalus kerabau isolate K-KA32 ecotype Philippines breed swamp buffalo chromosome 20, PCC_UOA_SB_1v2, whole genome shotgun sequence:
- the CAV3 gene encoding caveolin-3, translated as MMAEEHTDLEAQIVKDIHFKEIDLVNRDPKNINEDIVKVDFEDVIAEPVGTYSFDGVWKVSYTTFTVSKYWCYRLLSTLLGVPLALLWGFLFACISFCHIWAVVPCIKSYLIEIQCISHIYSLCIRTFCNPLFAALGQVCSNIKVMLRKEV; from the exons ATGATGGCCGAGGAGCACACAGACCTGGAGGCCCAGATCGTCAAGGACATTCACTTCAAGGAGATCGATCTGGTGAACCGAGACCCTAAGAACATCAACGAGGACATAGTGAAG GTGGATTTTGAAGACGTGATCGCGGAGCCCGTGGGCACCTACAGCTTTGACGGCGTGTGGAAGGTGAGCTACACCACCTTCACAGTCTCCAAGTACTGGTGCTACCGCCTGCTGTCCACACTGCTGGGCGTCCCACTGGCCCTGCTCTGGGGCTTCCTGTTCGCCTGCATCTCCTTCTGCCACATCTGGGCGGTGGTGCCCTGCATCAAGAGCTACCTGATCGAGATCCAGTGCATCAGTCACATCTACTCGCTCTGCATCCGCACCTTCTGCAACCCACTCTTCGCCGCCCTGGGCCAGGTCTGCAGCAACATCAAGGTGATGCTGCGGAAGGAAGTGTGA